The DNA segment CAGGCTTATTGTCACCAAAGGAACTTTGATCTGACTCTTTCTTACTTTAAAGGTTTGCTGTCTAAACAACTGGGGATTAATTAGGGGGTAAAAATTCTTCGCCGCCGGAATCTTCTTTTGGGGCATAATCTCCGGCTTTAAGCCATTGAACATAAGGGCACCCGGTTGCTTCTCTTTTTTCCTTATCCCAACCAGCGGTCGAACATTTTTTCATTTTCTTGCCGCTATTGGTCGTAAAAAGGACCAGTTTTTGCCCGCAAGTCGGACAATCTTCATCCAGAGCTTCGGTGGTGCCGTTTAGCCATTCGATATAATCGCAGCCTTCGGCCATGCGTGTTTCTTTATTCCAAACATTCGTCGAACATTTTTTCAT comes from the Patescibacteria group bacterium genome and includes:
- a CDS encoding topoisomerase DNA-binding C4 zinc finger domain-containing protein, whose amino-acid sequence is MEEKCPKCKAPLAEVTQTASGRKLQRCSKGSWNKETHKNEGCDYVKWFTVEPQTLEEKCPKCGAPLLLVVTRFGKKMKKCSTNVWNKETRMAEGCDYIEWLNGTTEALDEDCPTCGQKLVLFTTNSGKKMKKCSTAGWDKEKREATGCPYVQWLKAGDYAPKEDSGGEEFLPPN